One Capsicum annuum cultivar UCD-10X-F1 chromosome 2, UCD10Xv1.1, whole genome shotgun sequence genomic window carries:
- the LOC107857702 gene encoding uncharacterized protein LOC107857702, with protein MDKEMVIRERLKTAQSYQKSYANVRRNELKFEASDWVFLKCVGDPFLTVPVEDVGVTDSSSYEEVSIEILDRQVYRLRTKYIASMKVLYRNQKVEEATWEAEEDVKVKYSFLFPALDENT; from the exons ATGGATAAGGAGAtggtgattagagaaaggcttaaaaCTGCTCAGAgttaccaaaagtcttatgcgaatGTGAGGCGAAATGAGTTGAAGTTTGAAGcaagtgattgggtgttcttgaag TGTGTAGGTGACCCTTTTTTGACAGTGCCTGTTGAGGACGTTGGTGTTACGGATTCTTcatcttatgaggaagtttcaATTGAAATATTAGATAGACAGGTTTATAGATTGAGGACAAAGTACATAGCTTCGATGAAAGTTCTTTATagaaaccaaaaggtggaagaagctacatgggaagctgaggaagatgtGAAAGTCAAGTACTCGTTCTTGTTCCCTGCATTGGATGAAAATACTTAA